A segment of the Commensalibacter oyaizuii genome:
TGAATTTTTGTCTGTTTGTGAAAAAGAGCAAGCGATCGAACTGCTAACAGCTGCGATTGACGTTATCGGTCATATTGGAAAAAAACTACAGGAAGTGAATTCTATCTATGGTGGTGTTTTTGCTTTATTAGAACAATATTCACTGAAAAAACCTGTTCCTTTGCTAACGCCCCCTATCCGAGATATGGATGAAGCATTAGAAAAATTTGGACCCAACATAGAAGGTGTTGAACCTTTACTACAACCAAATACTTGTAAAATTTGTCCAGCATATGATCAGAATAAAGGAGAGAGCCATGGACTTTCTAGATAAGTTTATCTTTGGGATTTATCCTTATATTATATTGGTTATTTTTATAGTTGGTTGTCTTGTTCGATTTGAACGTGAACAATATTCTTGGAAAAGTGATTCCAGTCAATTATTGTATCGTGGTCAATTACGAATTGGTAACATTCTGTTTCATATTGGAATATTAGGTTTATTTTTTGGTCATCTTGTAGGGTTATTAACCCCAGTAATTGTTTGGGATACAATAGGGGTCAGCCATTCTTTGAAACAAATAGTGGCAATGTCTGCTGGTGGAGCAATGGGAGGCCTTTGTTTCATTGGACTGATTATTTTAATCCATAGACGTTTTACTGTAGATCGCTTAACTCAAAATAGTACATGGCGTGACAAATTACTGTTAGTATGGATATTTATTACCTTATGTTTAGGGCTATCCACAATTGCCGTTTCTGCTCAACATCTTGATGGACATGAAATGGTTAATCTTATGACATGGGCGCAACATGTGGTTACATTTCGTGGCGATGCCTCAGATTATATTACAAATGCTTCTATTATTTTTAAGATTCATTTATTTATGGGAATGAGTTTGTTTGGGCTTTTTCCATTTACTCGGCTGGTTCATATTTTTAGCGGATTTGGTATGGTAACTTATATCAATCGTAAGTGGCAATTAGTTAGACCACGTTCATAAGAAAAAGATTCAAGTGATGAAAGAATATAATTTTATTCGAAAAGGTGTTTTAAATTGTTTAGTGGCAGCGTTTATTTTCTTTAGCGGATTACAAAATGCCAATGCAAAAGAGATCATCATCTCAGCAGCAGTCAGTTTAAGTAATGCTTTTAAAGAAATAGCTATAATCTATGAAACAAAACATCCTACGGATAAAATTTTATTCAATTTTGGTGCGTCTGGCGGTTTGTTACAACAAATAGAACAAGGTGCACCTGTTGATATTTTTGCATCTGCAGATGAAGAGACTATGGATCAGGCTGAAAAAAAAAGTCTAATTGTTAAGCAAAGCAGAAAAGATTTTGCCTATAACAGTCTTGTATTAATCGTACCTATTCACAGTGTTTTACATATACAAAATCTAGACGATTTGTTACAACCGTCCATTCAAAAAATAGCGGTAGGGCAACCCAAAATTGTGCCTGCAGGAAAATATGCTCAGAATTTATTACAAAAAAGTCAATTATGGGATAAAATCCAAACAAAATTAATCATTGGTCAAAATGTCAGACAGGTTTTGAATTACGTGGCTCGTGATGAGGTAAATGTTGGGTTTGTATATTACAGCGATGCTGTTCTTTTATCAGATAAAGTTAAAATTATACAAGATTTTTCTTTAAATCATTCAATTCGTTATCCAATTGCATTGGTTAAACAAAAAACTGAAAATAAAAATGCACAAGAATTTATTGATTTTGTCTTATCTTTTGAAGGGCAAAAAATTTTAGTAAAATATGGTTTTGCCAGTGTTCCTCATTAATGATTAGAAGTGAATATGGCACAGTTTTCTTGGGATGCATTATTTCTTTCATTAAAAGTAGCTGGATGTTCTGTAATTATTAACCTTTTTATTTCTGTTCCCATGGGTTTTTTGTTTGCACGTAAAAAATTTATAGGAAGAGAATTTTTAGACACGATTTTAACGTTGCCAATGGTTATACCCCCAACTGTTTTAGGATATTATTTATTAGTTCTATTAGGTCGACATGGTTGGGTTGGTCAGTTTTTAAAAAAATGTTTTGATATTGATTTAATTTTTACATGGCAAGGTGCTGTGATTGCGGCAACGATTGTGACATTTCCTTTAGTTTTTAAACCTGCTAGAACAGCTTTTGAAAATGTAAATCCATGTTATGAACAGGCTGCGAGTGTTTTAGGGATTTCTAATTTTTCAATTTTTTTTCGTATTACACTTCCATTAGCTTGGCGGGGAATTTTGGCAGGTTTGTTATTATCATTTGCCAGAGCATTGGGGGAATTTGGTGCAACCTTGATGGTTGCAGGCAGTATTCCTGGTAAAACAGAAACGTTATCAATTGCGATTTATGAAGCTGTTCAAGAAGGTAATAATTATTCTGCAAATATAGCAGTAATTATTTTATCAATTGTTTGTATTCTTGTTTTATTTACTGCAAAAAAATTGACTCATTATAAAAATTTTTATTAGTGGCAAAATATGAATTTTAATTGGAATATTCAAAAAACGTTATTAACTGATCAACGATCTTTTCAATTGAATCTTGAATATGCTTCTTCTTGTCAATCTGTCGCGATATTTGGTTCTTCGGGATCAGGAAAAACAACGCTAATTAAAATAATTGCTGGATTATTAATGCCAGATACAGGATTTATAAAAATTCAAGACTGTATTTTTTTCGACAATATACAAAAAATTAATTTAAAGCCACAACAGAGAAATTTGGCGTATTTTTTCCAATTTTATAGTTTGTTTCCTCATTTGACTGTACAACAAAATATAGCATTCTCACTGAAAAAAGGAATTTTCAATCCATCAAAAAATCAATATAAAACTGAGATTTCTGAATTATTGGAACGCTTTGAATTATCTAATTTAGCCTATCATTATCCTCATGAATTATCTGGCGGACAACAACAAAGAGTAGCCCTTGCAAGAGTTTTAGTAACAAAACCAAAGCTTTTATTATTAGATGAACCGTTTTCAATGTTGGATCATCAACTACGCCAACGGTTACGTGTTGAGGTAAAGTCTATTCAACAGCAAATAGGTTGTTTGTTATTGATAATTTCCCATGATTCTGAAGATATTAATTTCTTTGCCGAAGATGTTTTGTTATTGGAAAATGGTAAATTAGTAAACAAAGCATAAAATATTGAATTTAAGAGATGCAAAATTTATATCTTTATCTAAATAATACATCTAAATTAGAGTGTAATTTAAATAACAATTCTTATTTTCAGAACGGTCTGTATAATGCTTATAGATAATTTCGGTAGAACAGTAGATTATTTAAGAATATCTATTACAGATCGTTGCAATTTAAGGTGCAATTATTGCATTCCAAAAGGGTTTAAGGGGTTTGAGCCCCCAGATCACTGGATATCTACTGAAGAGATATTACGAGTGGTTTATAACTTTTCAGTATTAGGTACTTATTATTTTCGCTTAACAGGAGGGGAACCCTTATTAAGAAAAGATATTGTTGAATTGGTTCGTAAAATGAAAGCAATAGATCAAGTTAAAGATTTGTCTATGACAACCAATGCAACTTTATTAGCGGATAAAGCAGAACCCTTATTTGAAGCGGGTTTGAATCGGTTAAATATAAGTCTTGATTCTCTAAACTCCAAACATATTGAAGAAATTACCGGAAGTAATTGTCTAGATAATATTATATCTGGATTGTCGGCTGCAAAAAAAGCAGGCTTTCAAAAAGTTCGTATCAATATGGTAGTAATGCCTGATCGTAATTTTGATGAAGTTGAAGAAATGTTACGATTTTGTATTCAACAACAGTATATTTTATGTTTGATTGAAGTCATGCCAATTGGTGAAAGCGGACGGAATACAGCCTCTATATATTTGCAAGAAACCGTTAAAAAATTAGAAAAAAGGTTTAATCTACAGCCCACAACTAAGAAAATTGGAAATGGACCTGCACGGTACTGGGAAACAGAAAATGGGTTCGTTAATCTAGGTTTGATTACTCCATTATCTCAGCATTTTTGCGCAACGTGTAATCGTGTTCGATTGACTGTTGATGGCACATTATTGATGTGTCTAGGGCAAGATAATAGCTTCCAATTAAAGCCTTTACTTCGTAATCAATGCAGTGATGAGGAATTACAAAAGGCTATATTGCAAGCCATTAAGTTGAAACCTCAATCACATGATTTTTTAGAACAACCTAAAAGAATCAACCGAATTATGTCGATGACAGGTGGCTAATTTATATTTTAGGTAAAAAGGCTTTGACGATTTTTTCATTGGTTTCTACTCTGGGGCCTCCAATAACTTCTATGCACATTGGAACAGAAGCAAAAACACCATGTATCTTTACATGTCCATCGTCATCTTTAACGCCTTCTAAGGTTTCTTTAATAGCATTTGGGCGACCAGGAAGATTTAAGATTAAGCTTTGCTTACGAATAACTCCGACTTGTCTGGACAGAATTGCTGTCGGCACATAATACAAACTTACTTGGCGCATTTGTTCACCAAATCCTGGCATAACTTTATCTGCAACAGCTAAAGTTGCATCTGGCGTAACATCACGAATATAAGGGCCTGTGCCGCCTGTTGTTAAAACAAGAGGACATTTATCTTGGTCAACCAGCTTAATTAACGTTTTTTCTATAAGATTTTGTTCATCTGGGATTAAATGTTCAATATATTCTTTGTCGTTTAAAACAGCAAGATCAAGCCAATCCTTTAATGCAGGAAGTCCTTTATCCTTATAAATTCCTTTGCTGGCTCTATCGCTAATAGAAATAAGACCAATTTTAATTTTTTCCATAATACATACTCAAAGATTTTAAGTGTTAAAGTTGTAAGAAAGCGGATAGACCTTGATATAGTCATTTTCATGTACTAGTGTATCTTCTGGTATTTCTGCCAAAGCATTAGCTTGTGTAAAAGTAGATAACATTGCAGATCCTTGATGTGAAAGAAGTTTCACATCCATTCCAGTAGCACTTGGTTGTAATTGGACTCTAAGGAACTCTTTACGATTTTGTTTTTTGTGGGTTGAAAACATTGCTTTTGCCATGATTGCTTTTGGCACACACTGTTCGATTTTAATTCCTGATAATCTTTTTAGAGCAGGAACAACGAGTTGTTGAAACGTAATAAAAGTACTAACTGGATTTCCAGGAAGCATAAAGACTGTTGAGTTATTAATTTCTCCCCATGCAAAAGGTTTTCCTGGTTTTATAGCAAGCTTCCATAAAGTGAGCTTGCCTAATTTTGCAATTGCTGTGTGAACATGATCTTCCTCACCAACAGAAACACCACCAGAAGTGATAATAATATCTGCTTTTTGACTGGCGTTGTTGAGAGCTTGTTCCGTTGCTTCTTTATTATCTGGTAAAGTTCCAGCATCAATAATATGATGAGGTGTTTGTTTTAACCATGATAATAGTAAATAACGATTAGCATCGTAAATTTTTCCAGCAGTTAGCGGTTCTCCTGGATTTAACAGTTCATTTCCTGTCGAAAATACGTAAATGGTTAATGGTTTAAACACAGGTATTGTCGCGTAACCTTGACTGGCCAATAAAGCAAT
Coding sequences within it:
- a CDS encoding molybdopterin molybdotransferase MoeA encodes the protein MLDYYQALHKLLTQTIPSLNKKRVALIEADHLILAEDLTVQYDTPFFSNSAMDGYALGGDIDACQEWKIIHRIAAGDTAQSVFLKTGEAARIFTGAPIPEGTTAIIQQENTQVNDNILTITSVIKKGQNIRYKAEELKKGNVFLSSGQYITPAVIALLASQGYATIPVFKPLTIYVFSTGNELLNPGEPLTAGKIYDANRYLLLSWLKQTPHHIIDAGTLPDNKEATEQALNNASQKADIIITSGGVSVGEEDHVHTAIAKLGKLTLWKLAIKPGKPFAWGEINNSTVFMLPGNPVSTFITFQQLVVPALKRLSGIKIEQCVPKAIMAKAMFSTHKKQNRKEFLRVQLQPSATGMDVKLLSHQGSAMLSTFTQANALAEIPEDTLVHENDYIKVYPLSYNFNT
- the moaA gene encoding GTP 3',8-cyclase MoaA, with the translated sequence MLIDNFGRTVDYLRISITDRCNLRCNYCIPKGFKGFEPPDHWISTEEILRVVYNFSVLGTYYFRLTGGEPLLRKDIVELVRKMKAIDQVKDLSMTTNATLLADKAEPLFEAGLNRLNISLDSLNSKHIEEITGSNCLDNIISGLSAAKKAGFQKVRINMVVMPDRNFDEVEEMLRFCIQQQYILCLIEVMPIGESGRNTASIYLQETVKKLEKRFNLQPTTKKIGNGPARYWETENGFVNLGLITPLSQHFCATCNRVRLTVDGTLLMCLGQDNSFQLKPLLRNQCSDEELQKAILQAIKLKPQSHDFLEQPKRINRIMSMTGG
- a CDS encoding ATP-binding cassette domain-containing protein, which produces MNFNWNIQKTLLTDQRSFQLNLEYASSCQSVAIFGSSGSGKTTLIKIIAGLLMPDTGFIKIQDCIFFDNIQKINLKPQQRNLAYFFQFYSLFPHLTVQQNIAFSLKKGIFNPSKNQYKTEISELLERFELSNLAYHYPHELSGGQQQRVALARVLVTKPKLLLLDEPFSMLDHQLRQRLRVEVKSIQQQIGCLLLIISHDSEDINFFAEDVLLLENGKLVNKA
- the modB gene encoding molybdate ABC transporter permease subunit, producing the protein MAQFSWDALFLSLKVAGCSVIINLFISVPMGFLFARKKFIGREFLDTILTLPMVIPPTVLGYYLLVLLGRHGWVGQFLKKCFDIDLIFTWQGAVIAATIVTFPLVFKPARTAFENVNPCYEQAASVLGISNFSIFFRITLPLAWRGILAGLLLSFARALGEFGATLMVAGSIPGKTETLSIAIYEAVQEGNNYSANIAVIILSIVCILVLFTAKKLTHYKNFY
- the mog gene encoding molybdopterin adenylyltransferase — translated: MEKIKIGLISISDRASKGIYKDKGLPALKDWLDLAVLNDKEYIEHLIPDEQNLIEKTLIKLVDQDKCPLVLTTGGTGPYIRDVTPDATLAVADKVMPGFGEQMRQVSLYYVPTAILSRQVGVIRKQSLILNLPGRPNAIKETLEGVKDDDGHVKIHGVFASVPMCIEVIGGPRVETNEKIVKAFLPKI
- the narI gene encoding respiratory nitrate reductase subunit gamma; its protein translation is MDFLDKFIFGIYPYIILVIFIVGCLVRFEREQYSWKSDSSQLLYRGQLRIGNILFHIGILGLFFGHLVGLLTPVIVWDTIGVSHSLKQIVAMSAGGAMGGLCFIGLIILIHRRFTVDRLTQNSTWRDKLLLVWIFITLCLGLSTIAVSAQHLDGHEMVNLMTWAQHVVTFRGDASDYITNASIIFKIHLFMGMSLFGLFPFTRLVHIFSGFGMVTYINRKWQLVRPRS
- the modA gene encoding molybdate ABC transporter substrate-binding protein, with product MKEYNFIRKGVLNCLVAAFIFFSGLQNANAKEIIISAAVSLSNAFKEIAIIYETKHPTDKILFNFGASGGLLQQIEQGAPVDIFASADEETMDQAEKKSLIVKQSRKDFAYNSLVLIVPIHSVLHIQNLDDLLQPSIQKIAVGQPKIVPAGKYAQNLLQKSQLWDKIQTKLIIGQNVRQVLNYVARDEVNVGFVYYSDAVLLSDKVKIIQDFSLNHSIRYPIALVKQKTENKNAQEFIDFVLSFEGQKILVKYGFASVPH